GAACGTATTTTACCTGCGTTACCCCCGCGAATTTCAGGTGCTGCACATCAAGAGTTAAACAAGCTTGGTGTCAATGTGTTGACGAAAACCATGGTGACTAGCGCTGAAGCTGATGGATTAAATACTAAAGAAGACGGTAAAATTCATGCGGATCTTATGGTGTGGGCGGCTGGTATAAAAGCGCCTGATTTTATGAAAGATATCGCAGGGTTAGAAACGAATAGAATTAATCAGTTAGTCGTTAAGCCTACGCTACAAACGACATTGGATGACTCGATTTTTGCCATTGGCGATTGTGCATCTTGCGCCAAACCTGAAGGGGGCTTTGTTCCTCCACGGGCACAGTCTGCACACCAAATGGCCAGCTTATGTTACGACAATATCCTTGCGATGATGAAAGATAAACCGCTTAAGGATTATATCTATAAAGATCATGGCTCTTTAGTATCACTTTCGCGCTTTAGTACTGTTGGTAGTTTAATGGGCAATCTGATGCGTGGTGATATGATGGTGGAAGGCCGAATTGCTCGCTTTGTGTATATTTCGTTATATCGAATGCATCAAATTGCACTGCATGGGTACATTAAGACTGGGCTGATGATGCTGGTTGGCAGTATTAACCGAATTATTCGACCAAAACTCAAACTACACTAATTTCTACTGGCAGAAAAAGAAATATAAGTGATAATAGATGCACTTGATTGCGAAGGTAATCAGGTGCATTGATTTTTACTGCTTTTATGAGTTAGTTCAACGGTAATATAAAGGCTTAATTAATTTTTATTTTCATAAGGTTAGGGTGGATCTGCATTTAAACCTATTTAGATCAATCTTCAGTAATAGCAGATAGTTTAATATAACAGAAATCATCATAAATGATGTTTAAATAATCAATATAATTAATGTTAATAATTATTTGAAAAAATAATAATAATGGAAAGTAATTTATTAATTAGCGAACATTATTTTAACTTTATATAACGATAAAATTATTAATATATGCCTGTTTGGCATAGTACAGTTAATTTACATTGTTAAGTGTCACATTAATGATAAATAACAGAATAATAAAATTATTATGATTCATTTGAATTAGATTAGGATAATTCTAAAAAAATGTGAATTACCTGCGCAAAGATCGAATTCTCTCGCTTAATAGTTACAATAGATATATGGGTATTTTATAAGGGTAAATTGATGAAGCTAAAATTTAAGTTGTTATTAGCGCTAGTAGCGATTTGCCTTGTTTCGTTTGCTGTCTCACTGTTTATTCAAGAACCAGAAGCCAAACTTGCCACTGTCTTATCTGTTGAGCCTATAAAGGCGAATCGCTTGGTTGAATATGAAAATTGCACGTTAACGGGGGTGCTTGGTTCATTTAATCAGCAATCCTTATCACGTTTTCACCCTGCACAAAATGAGTGCAAAATGATTTTTATGATTGAAGCCCTTCAAGGTAAAGGGTTTCCGTCTCTGTTTGATAATCAAAACAAAATCTGTGTAAAAACACAAAGAATGGAATTGGCCGTTGTCGGTTATGATGTGGTCTATCAGATAGGTAAAACCATTGGCAAGGTCAGAACATCTTATGCTCCCTCTATTTTTATTCCCTTAAATGAAGATGGGCGTTTAGATTTACCTTCGTCAAATTCCATTTGTGAAACGGTACGTAGCGATGTCAAAGAACTTTTGCCATTTTACTGTTTACATCAAAATGAATTACCGCTTTCAGGCACTACTGGCGTCCTGAAATTACAGCCCAATAAAAACACATTAGGTTATTTTGAGTAAATTTGATTTTATAATTACCTAAAATAAAGGCTATCTACGGATAGCCTTTATTCGTTTTAGCCTAAAATCGATTAAGCGAGTAAGTGTTCTTCAAAATCAGTTAAGAGCTGCTTAATAAACTCAAGTCGTGTTACTCTGTCAGTTAAGTCATGGAAGAACTTCAAGCGGGTAGGACCATCTAATCGATAGGTTTTTGATTGGTTTTGCAACAAGCTGATCAAGAAGCTTGGGTCAACTTTGTTTTTCTCGCCAAACTCAATAAAGCCACCTTTTTCATGCGCTTCAATACGTTTCACACCTAAAAATTGCGCGTGTAGGCGGATTGCGGCTGAAGTTAATAGGAATTTACCCGCATCGGGTAGGCTGCCAAAACGATCAATCAGCTCTGTACGTAGCTCGTCTAATTCTTGGCTGTCTTTTGCACTGGCAATTCGTTTATAAAATGAAAGGCGCATATTCACATCATGGATGTAATCATCAGGCAATAAGACTGGCATTCGTAATTCAACTTCGGTTTGTTGATTCGTTAAGTCTTCTAATGACGGCTCTCGACCTTCTTTTAGAGCATCGACAGCGCTTTCTAATAATTCCATATACAGCGTGAAACCGATAGTGGTCATTTGTCCGCTTTGATCTTCACCCAGTAATTCACCCGCACCGCGAATTTCGAGGTCATGAGTTGCAAGGGCGAAGCCTGCGCCTAAGTCCTCTAAAGATGAAATGGCTTCAAGGCGTTTTTGGGCATCAGTAGTCATTGCCTTTGGATGTGGTGTTAGTAAATAGGCATAGGCTTGGTGATGTGAACGGCCAACACGGCCACGTAATTGGTGCAATTGCGCTAAACCAAAGTGATCAGCGCGTTCAATAATAATCGTGTTAGCTGTTGGGATATCAATACCCGTTTCAATAATGGTGGTGCAAATTAAAACGTTAAAACGTTGATGGTGGAAGTCTGTCATGACTCGCTCTAACTCACGTTCGCGCATTTGCCCATGCCCCACAACAAAGCGGGCTTCAGGGACTAACGTTTCGAGTCGTGCCTTGGCTTTTTCGATATTTTCCACATCATTATACAAATAATAAACTTGCCCACCCCGTAAGGTTTCACGCAAAATCGCTTCGCGAACCACTAACTCATCATATTGGCGAACAAAGGTTTTAACGGCTAAGCGACGTGCTGGCGGGGTTGCAATAATCGATAAATCCCGCATTCCGCTCATCGCCATATTTAGTGTTCGAGGGATCGGGGTTGCAGTAAGCGTTAAAATATCGACATCAGCACGCATTGCTTTAATACGTTCTTTATGGCGGACGCCAAAGCGGTGCTCTTCATCGACAACCAGCAGGCCTAAATCCTTCCACACAATATCACTTTGCAGTAATTTGTGTGTGCCAATCAAGATATCGACTTTGCCATCAGCGGCATCCGCGATAATTTGTTGCTGTTCTTTTGCCGTTTTAAAGCGAGAAAGCATTTCGATACGCACGGGCCAATTTGCAAATCTATCTCTGAAATTATCATAGTGTTGCTGAGCAAGTAGGGTAGTCGGAACTAACACAGCGACTTGCTTGTTATTATTGATAGCAAGGAATGCCGCTCGCATCGCCACTTCAGTTTTACCAAAGCCAACGTCCCCACAGACAAGCCTATCCATCGCCAATGGTTGGCACATATCGCTCAATACTGCGTTAATTGCCATTTCTTGGTCTGGCGTCGTTTCAAAAGGGAAACCTTGGCAGAATTCTTGGTATTGTTGTTTATCATGTTTGAAGGCAAAACCCGCTTTGGCTGCACGTTGTGCATAAATATCAAGCAGTTCTGCTGCAACATCACGTACCTTTTCGGCCGCTTTTTGTCGAGCTCGCCCCCAACTGTCACTACCCAGTTTATGTAGCGGTGCATTTTCGTCAGCACCACCAGCATAACGGCTAATTAAGTGCAGTGAAGAAACAGGGACGTACAGCTTGTCTTCTCCCGCGTAGGTAAGAATTAAATACTCAGCTTTAATCCCACCCGCTTCAAGCGTAATCAAACCTTGGTAGCGACCCACACCGTGCTCAATATGTACAACGGGTTGCCCAGGGCGTAATTCTGCGAGGTTACGAATTAAGGTATCAGTGTTAATTGTACGGCGGTTATCTGTGCGACGACGAACAACACGTTCGCCTAATAAGTCGCTTTCACAAATCAATGCTTTATTCGTATCTGATTGGATAAAACCGTGTTCAGCTGCGCCAATGGTAATCGCAAAGCGTGGGGTGGCTGGGCTTGTATAGCTTTCAATAATTTCAGGGCGTATTTTTAACCGGGCTAATAGCTCAGTGACCGTTTCACGACGACCTTCGCTTTCCACAGAAAAAATGAGTGCACCGTCGAATTGCTCACTAAATTGGCGAAGCTTTTCTAATGGTGTTTTGCTTTGCCCTTGAATGCTGATATCGGGAAGTGGTAAATAATCTAAATTGGTATTTGCTGCTTTTTTAGGTAGCGTTTCAGATGAAAGTTGAATGCGTGGCCATTGTTTTAAGTTTTGGTTGAGTTGTTCAACGGTAAGCCATAAATCTGCAGGAGGAAGCAGGGGGCGCATTGGGTCAACACCACGGCTTACATACCGTTGTTGAGTATCAGTTTGAAAACGCTCAGCGGCTTCTTGTAGATTTTGTGAAACAATCAGGCTTGAAGGCGGTAAATAGTCGAATAATGATGGCAATGGCTGGGCAAAAAATAATGACTGCCAATACTCAATGCCTGTCGGTAGAGTGTTTTTACTAACTTGTTGATAAATATGTTCAGGATCACGGCGGACTTCGAAGCGTTCACGCCACTGGCTACGAAAGCGTTCAATCGCATCTTTGTCTGTTGGAAATTCGTGGGCTGGCAGTAAATTAATACTGGCGACCTCTTCTAATGTTCTTTGGGTATCGACATCGAACGTGCGCAAGCTATCGATTTCATCATCAAAGAAATCAATACGAAAGGGCAGTGAACTTCCCATAGGGAACAAATCAAGTAAAGCGCCTCGGGTTGCATACTCACCGTGTTCTAATACTTGTTCCACATGGCGATAACCCGCTTTATCTAACTCGTCGCGTAAATTATCGCGCGAGAGCTTATCACCTTTTGCCATAACGAGCGCGTGACTCGTTAAAAAATCAGGGGGACACACTTTTTGCATCAAAGTATTAACAGGTAATATTAATGCGCCTTTTTGCAAAGAGGGTAAACGGTAAAGTGTTGATAAACGATGAGAAATGATTTCTTGATGTGGGGAAAAGTTATCGTAAGGTAATGTTTCCCAATCAGAAAGCGTCTCAATAGGGTGATGTGTAAATTGTTGTATTTCATCACGTAAACGTAATGCATTTTGCATATCACGCGTCACAATGACAACGGGCCCTTGATGACGTTCTATCATTTCTCCACATTCAAGTGCACCAGCCGCCCCAATAAGGCAACCTAAATGGCGAACATCGCCACTACGACTAGGGAGTTCATAACGAAATTTTGAGGACATAGAAATCTTTGGTATCTCACAGCGATTAGTTAGCAGTTAAACAAGCGTCAGAACAATAATAGACAGCCTTTAGATGATTAACACTTAAATAAATTAACTGATAGTTAAACTATAAAGTTAACAGCAAAACAACTTATTTTAGCCTACAATTTGTCTGAATTTCAGACAAAAAAGAGGCGAAAGCAGAAAAAAAACCGCAGAGTGGTTCCATTCGTCAATCGTAGCCTTTATTATCGCTGAACACTTCGCTTTGGCAACAGGGGCATTAAAGATTTTATGCACCAATCTGTCTCATTATTTATAGGTCTGCGCTATTTGCGTGGGCGCGCAGCGGATAAATTTGGGCGCTTTGTTTCCAGTTTATCGGCTATTGGTATCACTCTTGGTGTCACGGCTTTAATTACGGTGACATCTGTGATGAACGGTTTCGAGCGATCGCTACAAGATAGCATACTTGCCTATATGCCGCAGGCTATTTTAACGTCGCCATCTGGAAATATTGATCCTACAAAATCCCCTATTGCAGACTTGCAGCATTTGCAAGGCGTGAGCCGAATTGCGCCTATTGTTCAGTCGGACGTGGTATTACAAAGCCGCACGAATGTCGGTGTGGGAGTGATGGCAGGTATAGAACCCGATGCGGACTCATTGCTACTGGATAAACTGATTAGTGGTGATCGTCGTGACCTCAAAGAAGGAAGCTATACTGTTTTTCTGGGGAGTAAATTAGCAGATACATTGGGTGTAAAACGTGGCGATGATGTGCGTTTAATTATTCCAGGTGTGAGCCAATTGACCCCAATGGGGCGTATTCCAAGCCAGCGTTTATTTACGGTTGCGGGTATTTTTCAAACGAATGGTGAAGCTGATACTAGCGAACTGATTGTTTCCGCTCCAGATGCAGCAAGAATGCTACGTTATCCCGTAGGGAATATCACAGGATGGCGCTTATACTTAAATGAACCACTGAAAGTTGATTCACTTAGCAAGCAGGTGTTACCTGATGGGCTTGTGTGGACGGACTGGCGTGAGCGCAAAGGTGAGTTTTTCCAAGCCGTTCGCATGGAAAAAAACATGATGGGCTTGCTATTAAGCTTAATTATTGCAGTCGCCGCTTTTAATATTATTACCTCACTTTCTTTGCTGGTGATGGAAAAACAAGGTGAGGTGGCGATTTTAAAAACGCTAGGCTTAAAACGCTGGCGTATTTTAGCCATATTTATGATACAAGGCGCTGGGGCTGGAATTATTGGTACATTGATTGGTACCGTTTTAGGCACACTATTATCGAGCCAACTTAATGTGATTATGCCGCTAATTGGGCTATTGCCCAAAGGGGTTTCT
The window above is part of the Providencia sp. R33 genome. Proteins encoded here:
- a CDS encoding NAD(P)/FAD-dependent oxidoreductase, with protein sequence MTLSQPKIIVVGGGAGGLELATRLGRKLGRKKRAHITLVDRNPSHLWKPLLHEVATGSLDDGVDAISYLAHARHNAFNFQLGSLTNINRENKKIVLGELHDKHGELLVPLRELEYDILVMALGSTSNDFGTPGVKDHCIFLDNPHQAHRFHDEMLNLFLRYSVRDSAEEKVNIAIVGGGATGVELSAELYNAVEQLTSYGFKGLDTDALNVTLVEAGERILPALPPRISGAAHQELNKLGVNVLTKTMVTSAEADGLNTKEDGKIHADLMVWAAGIKAPDFMKDIAGLETNRINQLVVKPTLQTTLDDSIFAIGDCASCAKPEGGFVPPRAQSAHQMASLCYDNILAMMKDKPLKDYIYKDHGSLVSLSRFSTVGSLMGNLMRGDMMVEGRIARFVYISLYRMHQIALHGYIKTGLMMLVGSINRIIRPKLKLH
- the umoD gene encoding UmoD family flagellar biogenesis regulator: MKLKFKLLLALVAICLVSFAVSLFIQEPEAKLATVLSVEPIKANRLVEYENCTLTGVLGSFNQQSLSRFHPAQNECKMIFMIEALQGKGFPSLFDNQNKICVKTQRMELAVVGYDVVYQIGKTIGKVRTSYAPSIFIPLNEDGRLDLPSSNSICETVRSDVKELLPFYCLHQNELPLSGTTGVLKLQPNKNTLGYFE
- the mfd gene encoding transcription-repair coupling factor; this translates as MSSKFRYELPSRSGDVRHLGCLIGAAGALECGEMIERHQGPVVIVTRDMQNALRLRDEIQQFTHHPIETLSDWETLPYDNFSPHQEIISHRLSTLYRLPSLQKGALILPVNTLMQKVCPPDFLTSHALVMAKGDKLSRDNLRDELDKAGYRHVEQVLEHGEYATRGALLDLFPMGSSLPFRIDFFDDEIDSLRTFDVDTQRTLEEVASINLLPAHEFPTDKDAIERFRSQWRERFEVRRDPEHIYQQVSKNTLPTGIEYWQSLFFAQPLPSLFDYLPPSSLIVSQNLQEAAERFQTDTQQRYVSRGVDPMRPLLPPADLWLTVEQLNQNLKQWPRIQLSSETLPKKAANTNLDYLPLPDISIQGQSKTPLEKLRQFSEQFDGALIFSVESEGRRETVTELLARLKIRPEIIESYTSPATPRFAITIGAAEHGFIQSDTNKALICESDLLGERVVRRRTDNRRTINTDTLIRNLAELRPGQPVVHIEHGVGRYQGLITLEAGGIKAEYLILTYAGEDKLYVPVSSLHLISRYAGGADENAPLHKLGSDSWGRARQKAAEKVRDVAAELLDIYAQRAAKAGFAFKHDKQQYQEFCQGFPFETTPDQEMAINAVLSDMCQPLAMDRLVCGDVGFGKTEVAMRAAFLAINNNKQVAVLVPTTLLAQQHYDNFRDRFANWPVRIEMLSRFKTAKEQQQIIADAADGKVDILIGTHKLLQSDIVWKDLGLLVVDEEHRFGVRHKERIKAMRADVDILTLTATPIPRTLNMAMSGMRDLSIIATPPARRLAVKTFVRQYDELVVREAILRETLRGGQVYYLYNDVENIEKAKARLETLVPEARFVVGHGQMRERELERVMTDFHHQRFNVLICTTIIETGIDIPTANTIIIERADHFGLAQLHQLRGRVGRSHHQAYAYLLTPHPKAMTTDAQKRLEAISSLEDLGAGFALATHDLEIRGAGELLGEDQSGQMTTIGFTLYMELLESAVDALKEGREPSLEDLTNQQTEVELRMPVLLPDDYIHDVNMRLSFYKRIASAKDSQELDELRTELIDRFGSLPDAGKFLLTSAAIRLHAQFLGVKRIEAHEKGGFIEFGEKNKVDPSFLISLLQNQSKTYRLDGPTRLKFFHDLTDRVTRLEFIKQLLTDFEEHLLA
- the lolC gene encoding lipoprotein-releasing ABC transporter permease subunit LolC is translated as MHQSVSLFIGLRYLRGRAADKFGRFVSSLSAIGITLGVTALITVTSVMNGFERSLQDSILAYMPQAILTSPSGNIDPTKSPIADLQHLQGVSRIAPIVQSDVVLQSRTNVGVGVMAGIEPDADSLLLDKLISGDRRDLKEGSYTVFLGSKLADTLGVKRGDDVRLIIPGVSQLTPMGRIPSQRLFTVAGIFQTNGEADTSELIVSAPDAARMLRYPVGNITGWRLYLNEPLKVDSLSKQVLPDGLVWTDWRERKGEFFQAVRMEKNMMGLLLSLIIAVAAFNIITSLSLLVMEKQGEVAILKTLGLKRWRILAIFMIQGAGAGIIGTLIGTVLGTLLSSQLNVIMPLIGLLPKGVSLPIVLDYSGILIIAVSAMLISLLATLYPSWRAAAVQPAEALRYE